TTTCCAATAAATAAACCCAACCCCTCTTGGTCCATGAAATTTATGTGCAGAAAATGTAGCAAAATCCACGCGTGGCGTTAGCCATTGTTCCTGAGAAACCTTGCCAATTGCTTGAACGGCATCCACATGGTAATGGATCGTTGGATGATTTTCTAAACAGTCGCTAATTGCTTGAATTGGCTGGATCGAGCCGATTTCATTATTGACTGCCATAACAGACACAAGAATAGTATCCTTACGAATCAATTTGGCTAGTTCAGCCACTTTTACAAACCCACGTTCATCAACTGGAGCAATCGATAGTTCAAAGCCATTTTCAGCCAATTGTCTTGCTGTTTCAGAAACAGCTGGATGCTCAATATTTGAAATAATAATATGGCGACCAAATGATTTCTTCTCCAAAGCGGTTCCTTTTAAGACCCAATTATCACCTTCTGTGCCACCGCTTGTAAAATTAATCTCGTTTGATTTTACTTGGATCAAATCAGCAATTTGTTTCCGTGCTTGCTCTAGCAAGCGGTTTGCTTGATTACCTAGATCATGTAAACTAGACGGATTGCCAATAATTCGTTGACTAACTTTTACATATGTATCTAACGCTTGAGGATAAATCGGTGTTGTCGCACTGTTATCAAAATATATCATCTAAAAACCTTCTTCTCTTGAAATTCTTTCCTATTATATACTTTCTGCTTTCGTAGTTCAACCGAATACAAAATAAAAGGGTGAGACACTTGTCTCACCCTTAACTAGTTAAATTGCATCCAGATTATTGAAATAGAAATCTTCGATTCTTCTAAATGCTCCTGGCTCCACTCTTTCAAGTGCCGTTCCAATTTCATCTAGTGCATCTTGATATCTATACTCTTTTGAAAATAGTTCTAAACTATTTTCCATCGCTACACGAATTGCTTCGTGTGTATGACGGTAACGATTTGCATACTGCATCATTTGTTCTGTTAATGCAGCAGAGTTAACTAAATCATTGGTTTTCTTATCTAGTAATTCTAAATCTTCATTACAAAGATCAGACAGTTTCTTGATTTCTTCCATATTGATTCTAATACGGTTCAAGGCTTTACTTAATTCTTCGATTCTATCTGTTGCAACAAAGAAGAATTCTAGGTAGTCAGCTGGCAAACCAGGTAAACGTTGTTTTTCAACATGACGTTTGATATTGCGTAAGCGGAAATCATATTGGTCCACTTTTTCTTGAGCAGCTTTCTCACCTTTACGTAATTCTTTTAATGAATCATCAATTTCAACTTGTTGATTTTCGATGTCATCTAAAATTTTGTAACAGTCTTTAAAGAATGCTTGAACTTCTGAATATGGAATGGTATGTTCTTTCATTTTTGGTTCGAAATCTTCATAACGACGAATCAGTTCTTCGATCTCAGCTTGGAACCCTCTTGAACGTCCAAGTTCATTATGATTCAATGTATAACTTTGTGATGTGTGATCCAGTTCGATCATTAATTGCCGATTGTTTTTCAATGCGTGAGCAATGTAATCTCCAACGACTTTATGATTTGTGATCACATATTTCTTAGCATTGATCTCACGTTCCATGATTTCATATAGTGCATCGATCGCATTAGCTGTATCACGGTTTGCAACTTCAACCGCATCAACTTCTGTTTTCTCTAAATCAACCGTTGAATTTTTCACACGTTTTTGAACGCGTCTCAATTCTTCTTCGAAATTCTTTTCAGGGAACACATAATGATCTGCAAGCAGACGTTTGTATCCTTCTTCGATTTCTTTTAGTTGATCTGGGAATGTCCGGTTCAATTCATCATAAAGCGGTGGGATACGTTTCATCACATCATCTAATTCATAGGTGTGACGTTCGGCATTTTCCAATACTTCACGTGCTTCGATCGGATCGCCAGAAGTATTCAATGTAACAAATTGAGTAAACTCAATCTCGATATTTTTGATTTGTTTTTGTAATTCCGGATAAGCTGAACCAAATTCTGATTTTTCGTCATGAAGTAATTTACTGATCTCTTCGTAAACATCTAAAGCTTTTTGAACTTCCAATGAATTGCGTTCTTCACTTTCACGTAGTTCTTTCAAACCATTACGAATGATCTCAACTTCTGATTCCATCTCAGTCATTGTCTCGTCAGCTTCGGCAACTGCTTTTTTTGCTTTCATAAAACGGAAGGTTTCATTTAAATTTTCAACTTCAAAAATCTGACTTTCTAACTCTGCAAAAGAACGAGTAGAAATCTCGGTCCAACGTTGATTCCATTCTCTAAATGTGTTCTGACTTTGCCCGACCATGTGCATTTTTTTGACATCATCGACCTCTTCAATCACTGGTAAGTCGAACAGCGCTTCTTTCCTCTTTTCCAGATCATCGAGTTTCATTTGATTTTTCTTTCTCATAAAATAACCAACTAAATACAAAACTGCTGCGATGATTATTATAGCTAAAACTACGATAATGATCAGATTATTCTTCATTCATGGTTCCTCCGTTTATTAGTCCATATATGATATGCAACAGCCAATAGATAACAAAAACACCTCTATCTACTGTCACAATATTCTCTTATCTACTTAAAATTCCTTAAAAACACCTACAGAAAATTATAGCACAAACCACTCAATCAAGCACTAACAATTTGTAAATTTTTAAGAAATGTTTTGACTTTGTATTATTGTCACGCATCTCTGCCGACTATTCGTTAGTTTAACCGATTTTCTCTGTCTTTTGCAACTTTTTACACACATCACTCAATGTATCGATTTTTAGATCTGCCAATTGCTGGTCCATACCAAAACGAGTATCTTTTATAGCCCAAACCGTTATCCCTGCATCACGAGCCGAACGAATCCCTTTTTCAGAATCTTCGATTGCCAAACAGTTTTTAGGCACGAGTCCTAATTCTTCTGCGGTATATTCATAAATTTCTGGAGCTGGTTTGCTTTTTTTGAATTGTGTGCCGCTCACGACTACATCAAAATAGCTCGTTAATTGTCCTTCTTTTAAAACTTCTTGGATCACTTCTAACGTTGATGATGAGGCTAAACCGATTCTATACCCTTTTCTTTTAAAAAACTGCAAGACTCGTTTGGCATCTGGATCGATCAATCGACTGTAATCAATGGGATGCTCTGCTTTATATTGATGGTATTTTTCATTCAAGAAAGCTTCATCATAGATTGTATCATTAACTTCAAGAATCGTCTCCCATAAGCTTCGCATGTCAGCTCCGATAAATAATGGTATCGGAATCTGTTCAATAGATAGGTCATATTCCTTGAGAAAAGCTTTTCTACGTTGATAATAGAACTCCTCACTATCGACTAACACACCATCCATATCGAAAATAATTCCCTTGTATTCTTGCGTCATTTTGGCGCTCCTTTTTTTGACTATTCTTATTCAGCTCTACCAGTCTAACAAAAGTTTGAAAAAAAATGAAGAAATTTGTTGGAAAATAACGGAAAAGAACGAATAATTGTCATTTTTACAGTTGCTTTTCAGTCCATCTTTCGGTATTCTTTTACTATTATAATGAAAAATCTATTAAAATTAGGAGTGAAAAAAGTGAAAGTCACAAAATTTGGAGGTAGCTCACTAGCATCAGCTGCACAATTAGAAAAAGTTTTACAAATCGTAAAAGAAGACGCTTCACGAAAGTTTATCGTTGTTTCAGCTCCTGGTAAGCGTTCTTCAGAGGACATCAAAGTTACCGATTTACTTATTGCTTACTATAATACTTATTTAAATAATGAAAATACGACTGAAATCACTGGCAAAATCGTTGGTCGTTACGAAGCGATTTTAGATGAGTTGGGGCTTGATAAAGAGATACTAAATGATATTCAACAGGGAATCCAAAAATTGGCTACATTACCAAAGCAGGATAACCCACATCTTTTTGATGCCTTTTTGGCAAGCGGTGAAGATAACAATGCAAAATTAGTTGCCTCTTTTTTCCAACAGCGCGGACTAAAGGCTCGGTATAAAAATCCAAGTGATCTTGGGGTCATTGTCTCAGATGAACCTGGTAATGCCCGGATTTTGCCCTCTTCTTTAAGCAAAATCAACCAGTTTAAAACAACTGACGAAATTCTAGTGATTCCTGGCTTTTTTGGTTTTACAGAAGCGGGAGATATTTGTACATTTTCTAGAGGAGGCTCTGATATCACAGGCTCGATCGTTGCAGCTGGAGTCGAAGCTGATATTTACGAAAACTTTACGGATGTTAATGGGATTT
The DNA window shown above is from Enterococcus sp. 12C11_DIV0727 and carries:
- a CDS encoding cysteine desulfurase family protein, which translates into the protein MIYFDNSATTPIYPQALDTYVKVSQRIIGNPSSLHDLGNQANRLLEQARKQIADLIQVKSNEINFTSGGTEGDNWVLKGTALEKKSFGRHIIISNIEHPAVSETARQLAENGFELSIAPVDERGFVKVAELAKLIRKDTILVSVMAVNNEIGSIQPIQAISDCLENHPTIHYHVDAVQAIGKVSQEQWLTPRVDFATFSAHKFHGPRGVGFIYWKHGRKLAPLLNGGGQENDQRSGTENVAGIVSMAKALRLYIDKRAGKPMHTATIRRYLVEALQEYANVTVFSKETSDFAPHILCFALKGIRGEVLVHALEEKQIYTSTTSACSSRKKMASSTLHAMKVPDALATSAIRVSLDESNTIAEAEQFMIIFNQLYKKFLVLNG
- a CDS encoding HAD family hydrolase, with the translated sequence MTQEYKGIIFDMDGVLVDSEEFYYQRRKAFLKEYDLSIEQIPIPLFIGADMRSLWETILEVNDTIYDEAFLNEKYHQYKAEHPIDYSRLIDPDAKRVLQFFKRKGYRIGLASSSTLEVIQEVLKEGQLTSYFDVVVSGTQFKKSKPAPEIYEYTAEELGLVPKNCLAIEDSEKGIRSARDAGITVWAIKDTRFGMDQQLADLKIDTLSDVCKKLQKTEKIG
- the ezrA gene encoding septation ring formation regulator EzrA — protein: MKNNLIIIVVLAIIIIAAVLYLVGYFMRKKNQMKLDDLEKRKEALFDLPVIEEVDDVKKMHMVGQSQNTFREWNQRWTEISTRSFAELESQIFEVENLNETFRFMKAKKAVAEADETMTEMESEVEIIRNGLKELRESEERNSLEVQKALDVYEEISKLLHDEKSEFGSAYPELQKQIKNIEIEFTQFVTLNTSGDPIEAREVLENAERHTYELDDVMKRIPPLYDELNRTFPDQLKEIEEGYKRLLADHYVFPEKNFEEELRRVQKRVKNSTVDLEKTEVDAVEVANRDTANAIDALYEIMEREINAKKYVITNHKVVGDYIAHALKNNRQLMIELDHTSQSYTLNHNELGRSRGFQAEIEELIRRYEDFEPKMKEHTIPYSEVQAFFKDCYKILDDIENQQVEIDDSLKELRKGEKAAQEKVDQYDFRLRNIKRHVEKQRLPGLPADYLEFFFVATDRIEELSKALNRIRINMEEIKKLSDLCNEDLELLDKKTNDLVNSAALTEQMMQYANRYRHTHEAIRVAMENSLELFSKEYRYQDALDEIGTALERVEPGAFRRIEDFYFNNLDAI